The Hymenobacter sp. 5317J-9 genome has a window encoding:
- a CDS encoding cytochrome c translates to MTHPLNLSLRVSALLLSLGLASACSNRADDPGVEYAPEMYESIPYEPLKQTNFNTVNSFGINERTPANGTIPRGKLSYFDHIPKDSVGVAERRLRNPFSYTKANLEEGKVLYTRICSHCHGEQGDGQGPVGLKFKGVPNYSAGAYKTMNDGHIYHVIQWGRNRMMPHGSIVNPEERWKIAMYVRVLQRGEGPDALSKLVAKGPTSTANDSTEMTDRANQGPVGQAQAGKASDTPGQGGAVSPNGSGVTHTPGN, encoded by the coding sequence ATGACGCATCCGCTGAACCTGAGCCTGCGCGTTTCGGCGCTGCTGCTGTCCCTGGGATTGGCCTCGGCCTGTTCTAATCGGGCCGACGACCCTGGTGTGGAATACGCACCGGAGATGTACGAATCCATCCCGTACGAACCCCTGAAGCAAACCAACTTCAACACGGTCAACTCGTTTGGTATCAACGAGCGGACGCCGGCCAACGGCACCATTCCGCGCGGCAAGCTGAGCTACTTCGACCACATTCCGAAGGACAGCGTGGGCGTTGCTGAGCGTCGTCTTCGCAACCCCTTCTCTTACACCAAAGCCAATCTGGAAGAAGGTAAGGTTCTCTACACCCGCATTTGCTCGCACTGCCACGGCGAGCAAGGCGATGGCCAGGGACCAGTAGGCCTCAAGTTCAAGGGCGTGCCGAATTATTCGGCCGGTGCTTACAAGACGATGAACGATGGCCACATCTACCACGTCATCCAATGGGGCCGCAACCGCATGATGCCGCACGGCTCGATTGTGAACCCCGAAGAGCGTTGGAAAATCGCCATGTATGTGCGCGTGCTGCAGCGCGGCGAAGGTCCGGATGCCTTGAGCAAGCTGGTTGCCAAAGGCCCCACCAGCACTGCCAACGACTCGACTGAAATGACCGACCGCGCCAACCAAGGCCCGGTAGGGCAGGCGCAAGCCGGTAAGGCTTCCGATACTCCCGGCCAAGGCGGTGCCGTTTCGCCCAACGGTTCCGGCGTCACCCACACCCCCGGCAACTAA
- a CDS encoding TAT-variant-translocated molybdopterin oxidoreductase yields MKYWKGIEELESTPEFMQSAFAEFMPVKESHESKDATSAPRRDFLKLMGFGVAAATLASCETPVRKAIPYLNKPEEIDPTISNFYASTYFTGADYNAVLVKSREGRPIKLEGNPESPITRGGLSARAQAAVLSLYDGGRLQHFAIKRGNAHEQVEMAALDREVRGKLAGTTGRIAIVSPTIISPSTKRAIAEFASRYPNTTHVMYDAQSVTGLLQANNGVVPGYDFGRANVIVSLGADFLGTWISPVEYARQYVRNRKVSSDKRSMSRHYQFETAMSLTGSNADVRVPVKPSEMGAVAVALYNEIVGGGDASYKNAKLTQAANDLKAARGASLVVSGSNDPAVQTLVAAINQALGNLGTTVDLTASSNLRQGDDARMAALVNDMNSGSVGAVIFYNANPVFNHPLGAKVKSGIAKVPLTISLNDRLDETGILCQYAAPDHHWLESWNDFEPKRGSLSLSQPVITPLFATRQAQESLLHWAGNNTTYYKYLRATWRALTPNDAAWDKVVHDGVATGTALPAAPAMMNAALSPAAAISQINNAPKPGSNAVELALYEKVGIGAGGCEANNPFLQELPDPVSKATWGNYVAIPRKMAVDNKWEQGDVVKVTANGYSVELPVLVQPGQTNGTVSIALGYGRTLAGKAGDQVGANAAPLAMTSANGMMYHNVVTLTKTDATSPIAQTQTHHTLMDRKPVVQENSLANYIKNPKEVTEYEKIATPDGLEKPSKVSLWQDYQYNNHHWGMAVDLNSCIGCGACVIGCQTENNIAVVGKQQVINRREMHWMRIDRYYSSAAHKSDFEEKGKVSTYAAMEDPSENPQVIFQPMMCQQCNHAPCETVCPVLATTHSSEGLNQMTYNRCIGTRYCANNCPYKVRRFNWFSYYSNEKFETVNGHMFTDLGRMVLNPDVTVRARGVMEKCTFCVQRIQLGKLEAKKQKRRPVDGEIVSACAQSCPTEAIVFGDMRDPNSRISQLLRREDGERAFHSLDSINVQPNVTYLTKIRNAESEFFGKENA; encoded by the coding sequence ATGAAGTACTGGAAAGGAATTGAGGAACTAGAAAGCACTCCGGAGTTCATGCAATCGGCTTTCGCCGAATTCATGCCCGTGAAGGAGAGCCACGAGAGCAAAGACGCTACGTCGGCTCCCCGCCGCGATTTCCTCAAACTAATGGGTTTTGGGGTGGCCGCCGCCACCTTGGCATCGTGCGAGACGCCCGTCCGCAAAGCCATTCCCTACCTGAACAAGCCCGAGGAGATTGACCCGACCATCTCCAACTTCTACGCTTCGACCTATTTCACAGGCGCCGACTACAACGCGGTACTCGTGAAATCGCGCGAAGGCCGTCCGATTAAGCTGGAAGGTAACCCCGAGTCGCCCATCACCCGCGGGGGCTTGTCGGCCCGCGCCCAAGCTGCGGTGCTGAGCCTCTACGACGGTGGCCGTCTGCAGCATTTCGCCATCAAGAGGGGCAATGCCCACGAGCAGGTTGAAATGGCCGCGCTCGACCGCGAAGTGCGCGGCAAACTGGCCGGCACCACCGGCCGCATCGCCATCGTATCGCCCACCATCATCAGCCCCAGCACCAAGCGGGCCATTGCCGAGTTTGCCTCGCGCTACCCCAACACCACGCACGTCATGTACGACGCGCAATCGGTGACGGGCCTGCTGCAAGCCAACAACGGCGTGGTGCCCGGCTACGACTTCGGCCGCGCTAACGTAATTGTAAGCCTCGGCGCCGATTTCCTCGGCACCTGGATTTCGCCGGTTGAATACGCTCGTCAGTACGTGCGCAACCGCAAAGTGAGCAGCGACAAGCGCAGCATGTCGCGCCACTACCAGTTCGAAACCGCCATGTCGCTGACCGGCTCTAACGCCGACGTTCGCGTGCCGGTGAAGCCGTCGGAAATGGGTGCTGTGGCAGTGGCTCTGTACAACGAGATTGTGGGTGGCGGCGACGCTTCGTACAAAAATGCTAAGCTGACGCAGGCTGCCAACGACCTGAAAGCCGCTCGTGGGGCCAGCCTCGTAGTGTCGGGTTCGAACGACCCGGCCGTGCAGACGCTGGTAGCAGCTATCAACCAGGCGCTGGGTAACCTCGGCACTACGGTTGACCTGACGGCATCGAGCAATCTGCGTCAAGGCGACGATGCTCGTATGGCCGCCTTGGTGAATGACATGAACAGCGGCAGCGTTGGTGCAGTCATTTTCTACAACGCCAACCCCGTGTTCAACCACCCGCTGGGCGCCAAAGTGAAGTCGGGCATTGCCAAGGTGCCGCTGACCATTTCGCTCAATGACCGCCTCGACGAAACCGGCATCCTCTGCCAGTACGCCGCTCCCGACCACCACTGGCTGGAGTCGTGGAACGACTTCGAGCCCAAGCGCGGCTCGCTGAGTCTGTCGCAGCCGGTTATCACCCCGCTGTTTGCTACCCGTCAGGCGCAGGAGAGCTTGCTGCACTGGGCCGGCAACAACACGACTTACTACAAATACCTGCGCGCCACTTGGCGTGCCCTCACGCCGAACGATGCGGCTTGGGACAAGGTAGTGCATGATGGTGTGGCTACGGGCACCGCTCTGCCGGCTGCCCCGGCCATGATGAATGCTGCCCTCAGCCCGGCTGCTGCCATCAGCCAAATTAACAATGCGCCCAAGCCCGGCAGCAACGCCGTTGAACTGGCGCTTTACGAAAAAGTAGGTATCGGTGCCGGCGGCTGTGAGGCCAACAACCCTTTCCTGCAGGAACTGCCCGACCCGGTTTCGAAAGCAACCTGGGGCAACTATGTGGCCATCCCGCGCAAAATGGCTGTGGACAACAAATGGGAGCAGGGCGATGTGGTGAAAGTAACCGCCAACGGCTACAGCGTGGAATTGCCCGTACTGGTGCAGCCCGGCCAGACCAACGGTACCGTGAGCATTGCGCTGGGCTACGGCCGCACGCTGGCCGGCAAAGCTGGTGACCAAGTAGGCGCCAATGCGGCTCCCTTGGCCATGACTTCCGCCAACGGCATGATGTACCACAATGTGGTGACGCTGACCAAAACGGATGCCACTTCGCCCATCGCGCAAACCCAGACGCACCACACCCTGATGGACCGCAAGCCGGTGGTGCAGGAGAATTCGCTGGCGAACTACATCAAAAACCCCAAAGAGGTAACCGAGTACGAAAAGATTGCCACGCCCGACGGCTTGGAGAAGCCCAGCAAGGTTTCGCTGTGGCAGGACTACCAGTACAACAACCACCACTGGGGCATGGCCGTGGACCTCAACTCGTGCATTGGCTGCGGCGCGTGCGTAATTGGCTGCCAGACCGAGAACAACATTGCCGTGGTGGGCAAGCAGCAGGTAATCAACCGCCGCGAAATGCACTGGATGCGCATCGACCGCTACTACAGCTCGGCGGCGCACAAATCCGACTTTGAAGAAAAAGGCAAGGTTTCAACTTACGCCGCAATGGAAGACCCCTCGGAAAACCCGCAGGTAATCTTCCAGCCGATGATGTGCCAGCAGTGCAACCACGCGCCCTGCGAAACGGTATGCCCGGTACTGGCCACCACGCACAGCTCGGAAGGTCTCAACCAGATGACCTACAACCGTTGCATCGGCACGCGCTACTGCGCCAACAACTGTCCCTACAAAGTGCGTCGCTTCAACTGGTTCTCGTACTACTCCAATGAGAAGTTCGAAACCGTGAACGGCCACATGTTCACCGACCTCGGCCGCATGGTGCTGAACCCGGACGTAACCGTACGTGCCCGCGGTGTAATGGAGAAGTGCACGTTCTGCGTGCAGCGCATCCAGCTCGGTAAGCTCGAAGCCAAGAAGCAAAAGCGTCGTCCGGTAGACGGCGAAATTGTTTCGGCCTGCGCCCAGTCGTGCCCCACCGAAGCCATCGTATTCGGTGACATGCGCGACCCCAACAGCCGTATCAGCCAGCTGCTCCGCCGCGAAGACGGCGAGCGCGCCTTCCACTCGCTCGACTCCATCAACGTGCAGCCGAACGTGACTTATCTGACGAAGATTCGCAACGCCGAATCGGAGTTCTTCGGCAAAGAAAACGCTTAA
- a CDS encoding cbb3-type cytochrome c oxidase subunit I, translating into MTPKPNLSPGVEAQGGIGTAPVPATEHDDHLLHDDHHHEHHDQHWLWKYVFSQDHKVIAKQFLITGMIWAILGGTLSSLFRLQLGWPEGSMEWLTPFLGKWIQAGKLNPEFYLALVTMHGTIMVFFVLTAGLSGTFSNFLIPLQVGARDMASGFMNMLSYWFFFLSSIVMFSSLFIETGPAAAGWTIYPPLSALPQAIPGSGAGMTMWLVSMALFIVSQLLGGVNYVTTVINLRTRGMSMSKLPLTIWAFFLTAILGILSFPVLFSAALLLIFDRSFGTSFFLSDIYIAGQALSNQGGSPVLFQHLFWFLGHPEVYIVIMPAMGMVSEILATNARKPIFGYRAMIGSLIGISLLSFVVWAHHMFVTGMNPFLGSVFMFLTLIIAVPSGVKVFNWLATLWRGNIRFTAAMLFAIGFVSLFISGGLTGIILGNATLDIQMHNTYFVVAHFHLVMGSSAFFGLFAGVYHWFPKMFGRMMDEKLGYIHFWLTFIGVYLVFMPMHYVGIAGFPRRYYAWTGFDAFSQFADLNKFISIAAIIAFLGQFIFIFNFFYSIFRGRRATQNPWNSTTLEWTTPVEPGHGNWPGEIPAVYRWPYDYSKPGSEVDFIPQNVPYSQTPSSNLPYEQEMAE; encoded by the coding sequence ATGACACCTAAGCCTAATCTTTCGCCCGGCGTTGAAGCGCAAGGTGGGATTGGTACTGCTCCGGTTCCTGCTACCGAGCACGACGACCATTTGCTGCACGATGACCATCACCATGAGCATCATGACCAGCACTGGCTGTGGAAGTATGTTTTCAGCCAAGACCACAAGGTAATTGCCAAGCAATTCCTGATTACGGGCATGATTTGGGCCATTCTGGGGGGCACACTCTCCAGCTTGTTCCGTCTGCAGCTGGGCTGGCCCGAGGGCTCGATGGAGTGGCTCACGCCTTTCCTCGGCAAGTGGATTCAGGCTGGTAAGCTGAACCCCGAGTTCTACCTCGCGCTGGTGACCATGCACGGTACCATCATGGTGTTCTTCGTGCTGACGGCTGGCTTGTCGGGTACGTTTTCGAACTTCCTGATTCCGCTGCAAGTAGGTGCCCGCGACATGGCTTCGGGTTTCATGAACATGCTTTCGTACTGGTTCTTCTTCCTGTCGAGCATCGTCATGTTCTCGTCGCTGTTCATCGAGACGGGCCCGGCTGCTGCTGGCTGGACAATCTACCCGCCGCTGTCTGCCCTGCCGCAAGCTATTCCCGGTTCGGGTGCTGGTATGACCATGTGGCTCGTATCGATGGCGTTGTTCATCGTGTCGCAGTTGCTGGGTGGCGTAAACTACGTGACGACGGTAATCAACCTGCGTACCCGCGGCATGAGCATGAGCAAGCTGCCGCTCACCATCTGGGCCTTCTTCCTGACGGCTATTCTCGGCATCCTGTCGTTCCCGGTGCTGTTTTCGGCTGCGTTGCTGCTGATTTTTGACCGCTCGTTCGGTACCTCGTTCTTCCTGTCGGATATCTACATTGCCGGGCAGGCACTCAGCAACCAAGGCGGTTCGCCCGTGTTGTTCCAGCACTTGTTCTGGTTCTTGGGTCACCCTGAGGTGTACATCGTAATCATGCCGGCTATGGGCATGGTGTCGGAAATTCTGGCTACGAATGCCCGTAAGCCCATCTTCGGCTACCGCGCTATGATTGGCTCGCTGATTGGTATTTCGCTGCTGTCGTTCGTTGTGTGGGCTCACCACATGTTCGTAACCGGCATGAACCCCTTCCTCGGTTCGGTGTTCATGTTCCTTACGCTGATTATTGCGGTGCCCTCGGGCGTGAAAGTGTTTAACTGGCTCGCTACGCTGTGGCGCGGCAACATTCGCTTCACGGCTGCAATGCTGTTCGCCATTGGCTTTGTGTCGCTGTTCATCTCAGGTGGTTTGACCGGTATAATCCTCGGTAACGCTACCCTCGACATTCAGATGCACAACACTTACTTCGTGGTGGCTCACTTCCACTTAGTAATGGGTAGCTCGGCTTTCTTTGGTCTGTTTGCTGGTGTGTACCATTGGTTCCCGAAGATGTTTGGCCGCATGATGGACGAGAAGCTGGGCTATATCCACTTCTGGTTGACTTTCATTGGTGTGTATCTGGTGTTCATGCCGATGCACTACGTAGGCATCGCCGGTTTCCCCCGTCGTTACTACGCCTGGACTGGTTTTGATGCCTTCTCGCAATTCGCTGACCTGAACAAGTTTATCTCGATTGCGGCAATCATTGCCTTCCTCGGCCAGTTCATCTTCATCTTCAACTTCTTCTACAGCATTTTCCGCGGCCGTCGTGCTACCCAGAACCCCTGGAACTCGACGACGCTGGAATGGACCACGCCGGTTGAGCCCGGCCACGGTAACTGGCCCGGCGAAATCCCCGCCGTGTACCGCTGGCCCTACGACTACAGCAAGCCCGGCTCGGAAGTGGATTTCATTCCTCAAAACGTGCCGTACTCGCAAACGCCGTCATCGAACCTGCCCTACGAGCAGGAAATGGCCGAGTAG
- a CDS encoding cytochrome c oxidase subunit II, translating to MTALTILLVLVLLLVVFGLLFRLQILTSIFSGTFTRDIGMSNSVNAILMLVFLVVGGAWFAYSFAENFNKMNPPIASVHGHQMERMFWTTMIVIGIAFAITQSLLFVYSYKYQHKEGRRAYFFAHNNKIEVIWTVIPAIVMAALIFAGWKAWTRITGPAPKNSVVVEVMGKQFNWLVRYPGRDMKLGVVNYRLIDAVNEWGFDLSDKSALDDFTTNEIHVPKGVPVLIKIRSRDVLHAVYMPHFRVQMYAVPGMPTRFWFTPTMSTDEMRAKLGNPKFNYELACNQVCGGSHFAMKATLIVDEPDDYQNWYAAQQSFSEKNPEVMAAFKQKAKTLVAPVAAQPEAAETAPAPLAASY from the coding sequence ATGACTGCTCTTACCATTTTGCTGGTGTTGGTGTTGCTGTTGGTCGTGTTCGGCCTGCTGTTTCGCTTGCAGATTCTGACTTCTATCTTCTCGGGCACGTTCACCCGTGACATTGGCATGAGCAATAGCGTTAATGCTATTTTGATGCTGGTATTCTTGGTTGTGGGTGGTGCATGGTTCGCCTACTCGTTTGCTGAGAACTTCAACAAGATGAACCCGCCCATCGCCTCGGTGCACGGCCACCAGATGGAGCGCATGTTCTGGACTACGATGATTGTGATTGGCATTGCCTTCGCTATCACCCAATCGCTCCTGTTTGTGTACTCTTATAAGTACCAGCACAAGGAAGGCCGCCGGGCATACTTCTTCGCTCACAACAACAAAATTGAAGTTATCTGGACGGTGATTCCGGCTATCGTAATGGCTGCGCTCATCTTCGCCGGCTGGAAAGCCTGGACCCGTATTACCGGTCCCGCTCCCAAGAATTCGGTGGTGGTAGAAGTGATGGGCAAGCAGTTTAACTGGCTGGTGCGTTACCCCGGCCGCGACATGAAGCTGGGTGTAGTGAACTACCGTCTGATTGATGCCGTGAACGAATGGGGCTTTGACCTTAGTGACAAATCTGCTCTTGATGACTTCACTACCAACGAGATTCACGTGCCCAAGGGCGTACCGGTGTTGATTAAGATTCGCTCACGCGACGTGCTTCACGCTGTGTACATGCCGCATTTCCGCGTGCAGATGTACGCTGTGCCGGGCATGCCGACTCGCTTCTGGTTCACGCCTACGATGTCAACCGACGAGATGCGTGCCAAACTGGGCAACCCCAAGTTCAACTATGAACTAGCTTGCAACCAGGTGTGCGGCGGCAGCCACTTCGCCATGAAAGCCACGCTGATTGTGGACGAGCCGGACGACTACCAAAACTGGTACGCTGCTCAGCAGTCTTTCTCTGAGAAAAACCCGGAAGTAATGGCTGCTTTCAAACAGAAAGCCAAAACGCTGGTTGCTCCTGTAGCTGCTCAGCCCGAAGCTGCCGAAACGGCTCCCGCTCCTCTGGCTGCTTCTTACTAA
- a CDS encoding quinol:cytochrome C oxidoreductase produces the protein MATLTHQESATAEQLVVTDGARKTFITIIVAGVVVLILGILAQVMGWGAAEHAAAGEAAGHLGASAGHGAGASLEHEGSSTLVKRIIVSLWHSNVFFLGVSTIGTVFMAINYVAYAGWSVMVKRISEALSAWIIPGAVIMLVVFLIGRHDIFHWTHEGIMEKGNPNYDAIIAGKSGFLNLPFYLIRTIVYLAIWAFFSYKLRQLSLAEDQLGGTVWFHKSINASALFLVLYAVTSSMSAWDWVMSVDTHWFSTMFGWYVFASWWVSGIAAIALTAIFLKQAGYLRALTSNHLHDLGKLMFGFSIFWTYVWFAQFMLIWYANLPEEAVYYNQRLGGFEGHYTGIFYFNLLINFVFPFLGLMTRDAKRQMIIMKIVCIAILAGHWSDFYLMFMPATLKAESGFLIEIGIAAIFLGAFLILFTRRLASASLVPVNHPFLDESIHHTT, from the coding sequence ATGGCAACTCTGACGCATCAAGAAAGCGCCACGGCTGAACAGCTCGTTGTAACGGATGGCGCCCGTAAGACTTTTATTACCATCATCGTCGCCGGTGTGGTGGTGTTGATTCTTGGCATTCTGGCTCAAGTTATGGGCTGGGGCGCTGCAGAGCACGCCGCTGCTGGCGAAGCTGCTGGTCACCTCGGGGCCTCAGCTGGCCACGGTGCCGGTGCTTCGTTGGAACATGAAGGCAGCTCTACGTTGGTGAAGCGCATCATTGTTAGCCTGTGGCATAGCAACGTGTTTTTCCTTGGCGTTTCCACCATCGGAACCGTGTTTATGGCCATCAACTACGTGGCTTACGCTGGGTGGTCGGTTATGGTGAAGCGCATCTCGGAAGCTCTCAGCGCTTGGATTATCCCCGGTGCAGTAATTATGTTGGTGGTATTCCTCATTGGCCGCCACGACATTTTCCACTGGACGCACGAAGGCATCATGGAGAAGGGCAACCCCAACTATGACGCCATCATCGCGGGCAAGAGCGGTTTCCTCAACCTGCCGTTCTACCTCATTCGCACCATCGTTTACCTCGCTATCTGGGCTTTCTTCAGCTATAAGCTGCGGCAGCTGTCGCTGGCCGAAGACCAACTGGGCGGTACGGTGTGGTTCCACAAGAGCATCAACGCTTCTGCGCTGTTCCTTGTGCTGTATGCGGTGACTTCTTCGATGTCGGCTTGGGACTGGGTGATGTCGGTTGACACGCACTGGTTCAGCACCATGTTCGGCTGGTACGTCTTCGCTTCGTGGTGGGTATCAGGCATTGCTGCCATTGCCCTCACGGCCATTTTCCTAAAGCAAGCTGGTTACCTGCGTGCTCTGACTTCTAACCACTTGCACGACTTGGGCAAGCTGATGTTCGGTTTCAGTATTTTCTGGACCTACGTGTGGTTTGCCCAGTTCATGCTGATTTGGTACGCCAACCTGCCCGAAGAAGCGGTGTACTACAATCAGCGCCTCGGCGGTTTCGAGGGCCATTACACCGGCATCTTCTATTTCAACCTCCTCATCAACTTCGTCTTCCCCTTCTTGGGTTTGATGACGCGCGACGCCAAGCGCCAGATGATTATCATGAAGATTGTCTGCATCGCCATCCTGGCGGGCCACTGGTCGGACTTTTATTTGATGTTCATGCCGGCAACTTTGAAGGCTGAAAGCGGGTTCTTGATTGAGATTGGCATCGCCGCCATTTTCCTGGGTGCTTTCCTGATTCTGTTCACGCGTCGCCTGGCTTCGGCTTCGCTCGTGCCGGTCAACCACCCCTTCCTGGACGAAAGCATTCACCACACTACTTAA
- a CDS encoding DUF3341 domain-containing protein, with protein sequence MTKQFALGIFEDEDVLLHAVENVRAAGVKIYDVFSPYPVHGIDDALGIERSRLPIAAFFFGLTGLSFALWMQIYMLGFDWPMIIGGKPHISLPAFIPVAFELTVFFTCHGMALTFFTITGLYPRFKTHVMDVRATDDKFVMAIELDETGSQFSRLTQLLRDNGASEVNQKEMSKN encoded by the coding sequence ATGACTAAGCAATTCGCCCTCGGTATCTTCGAAGACGAAGATGTGCTACTGCACGCCGTTGAAAACGTGCGCGCGGCCGGCGTAAAAATCTACGACGTATTCTCGCCCTATCCCGTGCACGGCATCGACGATGCCCTCGGCATTGAACGGTCGCGTTTGCCCATTGCCGCATTCTTCTTCGGCCTCACGGGTCTGTCGTTTGCGCTGTGGATGCAGATTTACATGCTGGGGTTCGACTGGCCGATGATTATCGGCGGCAAGCCTCACATCTCGCTGCCTGCTTTCATCCCGGTAGCTTTCGAATTGACGGTATTCTTCACCTGCCACGGCATGGCGTTGACCTTCTTCACCATCACCGGCTTGTACCCGCGCTTCAAAACCCACGTGATGGACGTGCGGGCCACCGACGACAAATTCGTAATGGCCATCGAGCTGGATGAAACCGGTTCGCAGTTTTCTCGGCTGACCCAGCTGCTGCGCGACAACGGCGCATCGGAAGTCAACCAAAAAGAAATGAGCAAAAACTAA
- the nrfD gene encoding NrfD/PsrC family molybdoenzyme membrane anchor subunit: MQHVSALREPLVTGGKTLHDVTQDICYQVEAKPNLRWMAALSVALFFLGVFFYSVYRTVWYGIGEWGLNKTINWAWDITNFVWWVGIGHAGTLISAVLLLFRQKWRSSINRAAEAMTIFAVICAAMFPVLHMGRPWLAFYVFPLQNTLGSLWANFNSPLLWDVFAISTYFTVSLVFWYIGLIPDFASIRDRAKGPIARFSYSMLSFGWKGSAKAWSRYETVSLILAGVSTPLVLSVHTIVSMDFATSVVPGWHTTIFPPYFVAGAIFSGFAMVLTLMLITRVVFRLEDYITLEHIALMNKIMMVTGSIVGVAYITEFFIAWYSQVEFEQYAFINRATGPYWWAYASMMTCNVITPQLVWLRRVRYSIPLTFVLSIIVNIGMWFERFVIIVTSLHRDYLPSSWAMFSPSIIDIGLYLGTLGLFFTLFLLFAKFFPVINMAEVKTILKYTVDNGPTYNPSKAVHHAPVHPATHGVPASAPVTYTKHD; the protein is encoded by the coding sequence ATGCAGCACGTATCAGCCTTACGCGAGCCGCTCGTAACCGGCGGTAAGACGTTACACGACGTCACGCAAGACATCTGCTATCAGGTAGAAGCCAAGCCCAACCTGCGTTGGATGGCTGCCCTGAGCGTGGCGCTGTTCTTCCTGGGGGTGTTCTTCTACTCCGTATACCGCACCGTATGGTACGGCATCGGGGAGTGGGGCCTGAACAAAACCATCAACTGGGCCTGGGACATCACCAACTTCGTGTGGTGGGTGGGCATCGGCCACGCCGGCACCCTGATTTCGGCCGTGTTGCTGCTGTTCCGTCAGAAGTGGCGGAGCTCCATCAACCGCGCCGCCGAAGCCATGACCATCTTCGCCGTAATCTGTGCCGCCATGTTCCCAGTGTTGCACATGGGCCGTCCGTGGCTGGCTTTTTATGTGTTCCCGCTGCAAAACACGCTGGGTTCGCTGTGGGCCAACTTCAACTCGCCGCTGCTCTGGGACGTGTTCGCCATCTCGACCTACTTCACCGTGTCGCTGGTGTTCTGGTACATCGGCCTAATTCCCGACTTCGCTTCGATTCGTGACCGTGCCAAGGGCCCCATCGCCCGCTTCAGCTATTCGATGCTGAGCTTCGGCTGGAAAGGTTCGGCCAAGGCTTGGTCGCGCTACGAAACGGTTTCGCTGATTCTGGCCGGCGTTTCGACCCCGCTGGTACTTTCGGTACACACCATTGTATCGATGGACTTTGCTACCTCGGTGGTACCGGGCTGGCACACCACCATCTTCCCGCCCTACTTCGTGGCTGGTGCTATCTTCTCGGGCTTCGCCATGGTACTCACGCTGATGCTGATTACCCGCGTGGTGTTCCGCCTCGAAGACTACATCACGCTGGAGCACATCGCGCTGATGAACAAAATCATGATGGTAACCGGCTCCATCGTGGGTGTGGCTTACATCACCGAGTTCTTCATCGCTTGGTATTCGCAGGTGGAGTTTGAACAGTACGCCTTCATCAACCGCGCTACCGGTCCTTACTGGTGGGCCTACGCTTCGATGATGACCTGCAACGTGATTACGCCCCAACTGGTGTGGCTGCGCCGCGTGCGCTACAGCATTCCGCTGACCTTCGTGCTCTCCATCATCGTGAACATTGGTATGTGGTTCGAGCGCTTCGTAATCATCGTGACCTCGCTGCACCGCGACTACTTGCCGTCGAGCTGGGCCATGTTCTCGCCCTCGATTATCGACATCGGCCTGTACTTGGGCACGCTGGGCTTGTTCTTCACCCTGTTCCTGCTCTTCGCCAAGTTCTTCCCCGTGATTAATATGGCCGAAGTGAAAACCATCCTGAAGTACACCGTGGACAACGGCCCGACTTACAACCCGTCGAAAGCCGTGCACCACGCCCCCGTTCACCCTGCTACTCACGGAGTACCGGCGTCGGCTCCCGTAACTTATACCAAGCATGACTAA